A window from Bos indicus x Bos taurus breed Angus x Brahman F1 hybrid chromosome 26, Bos_hybrid_MaternalHap_v2.0, whole genome shotgun sequence encodes these proteins:
- the PPRC1 gene encoding peroxisome proliferator-activated receptor gamma coactivator-related protein 1 isoform X2 has product MWMVIVRNTPSSGRSLPTFNPQGFPNTAWSGGGGASISTPSQKPSLSCLINRKYLLAGRREERGAVWKRELAPSLLGGGPQLLDSFSLSFIVGSSSRCWGPGRCPLPRLLARTGRLDQTWGRRGKHHWSISGNCVAKMEGEPTDAWQITLALLQEEGDDSGFVSLSRLGPCLRDKDLEMEELILQDGALLGTMHSYMDASLISLIEDFGSLGESRLSLEDQNEVSLLTALTEILDNADSENLSPFDSIPDSELLVSPREGSSLHRLLSLSRTPPERDLITPTDPLGPSTGSSRVEMALADPPWDFSPPSFLETSSPKLPSWRPPRSRTRWGQSPPPQQRSDGEEEEELAGFSSEMLAGELNNSVSSIPDFPMHLACPEEEEKTAAAAEMAVQAAGDESISSLSELVRAMHPYCLPNLTHLTALEDELQEQPDDLTLPEDCVVLEIVGQAATAGNDLEIPVVVRQIPAGPQPVLLDDTLEVSPALQLLMPSLEVETEVAVPKETLCPEDEGLSLDSKEKLEAASMLEPREVMEPVAPKGPQNPPANAMLSSQRARKGRRKKSKAQPAACAEGYTRRLRSASRGQSTAVPEVTSQGGSLPQEDLQREVGPPHGRGKPRAWARAWAAALEKPSSANLESSTKQASPAKEDPVDLCPSLVDPIQANPVSTHLSLVDSAQADPMPLDSLEADSTVVDPGPTATDTEPVDPVLTNIASANSELVEPLPADPVLADTAAADPTVVVPISDNLSPVDPVLVKSVQVDSVPNDLSPVDPVLVKSRPTDPRRGAVSSAQRNPGAQLLLESESSEPPKANSPEVREVVGPLKGETGTSTTTQEVRPRPLSLSEYRRRRQQRQPEAEERTPQPPAGKWPSLPETPTGLADIPCLVIPLAPAKKTAPQRSPEAAPEACFGSVGPSPASPSPEPPATKPMASAPTEQVPSQEKLLPARPLPPAVQPMPPTMPTALPFPTGGLGMTPALPLPTNGQAVPNLPPPPLQPPSVPMSLGPVPPDPYTHYASVPPWPCYPPVSPSGYPCLPPPPTVPLVSGTPGAFAVPPTCNVPWVPPPAPVPPYNSNCTYGPLGWGPGLQHPPFWPAVPPPPLPLTSVGRAVPPPKVEPGGIPAGSPESVPAVPMAPPLSLGAAGQGAPQTEPTKVEVKPVPASPHLKHRASSPVHSPRIKAPPCVSAENVAVEEPASERLKPELQETRPKEKPPSPVAKAVPTPAPRQSTTTKLPVVHPARLRKLSFLPTPRTQGPEAVVQAFISEIGIEASDLSSLLEQFEKSEAKKECPPPAPADSLAVGNSGVDTPQEKRPLDRLQAPELANVAGLTPPATPPHQLWKPLAAVSLLAKAKSPKSTAQEGTLKPEGVTEAKHPAAARLHEGVRGPSPVHVGSGDHDYCVRSRTPPKKTPALVIPEVGSRWNVKRHQDITIKPVLSLGSVTSVPPGTAASQKPLDHRTSKEQADPQTPCLAPSALLSPEASPCRNDTNTRTLPDPSAKQQSVRCYRKACRSASPPSRGWQGRRGRSSRSVSSGSTRTSEASSSSSSSSSSSSRSRSRSLSPPHKRWRRSSCSSSGRSRRCSSSSSSSSSSSSSSSSSSSSRSRSRSPSPRRRSDRRRRYSSYRSHDHYQRQRVLQKERAIEERRVVFIGKIPGRMTRSELKQRFSVFGEIEECTIHFRVQGDNYGFVTYRYAEEAFAAIESGHKLRQADEQPFDLCFGGRRQFCKRSYSDLDSNREDFDPAPVKSKFDSLDFDTLLKQAQKNLRR; this is encoded by the exons GCACTGCTGCAGGAGGAGGGCGATGATTCTGGCTTTGTCAGTCTGTCTCGGCTGGGCCCCTGTTTGAGGGACAAGGACCTGGAGATGGAGGAGCTGATACTGCAGGATGGGGCGCTGCTGGGGACCATGCACAGCTATATGGATGCCTCTCTCATCTCCCTCATTGAAGATTTTGGTAGCCTTGGAGAG AGCAGATTATCTCTGGAGGACCAGAATGAAGTGTCACTGCTCACAGCTCTGACGGAGATCTTGGACAATGCAGATTCTGAGAACCTATCTCCATTTGACAGCATTCCTGACTCGGAACTGCTCGTGTCACCTCGGGAGGGCTCCTCT cTGCACAGGTTGCTCAGCCTCTCTCGGACACCCCCAGAACGTGACCTCATCACCCCAACTGACCCACTGGGGCCCAGCACAGGCAGTAGTAGA GTTGAGATGGCGCTCGCAGATCCCCCTTGGGACTTCTCTCCACCTTCCTTCTTGGAGACCTCCTCCCCTAAGCTTCCTAGTTGGAGACCCCCAAGGTCAAGAACCCGCTGGGGCCagtcccctcctccccagcagcGTAGtgatggggaggaagaggaggaactgGCTGGCTTCAGCAGTGAGATGCTTGCTGGGGAGCTTAACAACTCTGTGAGCAGCATCCCAGACTTCCCCATGCACCTAGCCTGtcctgaggaggaagagaaaacagcagcagcagcagagatggcaGTACAGGCAGCTGGAGACGAGAGCATCTCCTCCTTGAGTGAGCTGGTGCGGGCCATGCACCCGTACTGCCTACCCAACCTCACCCACCTGACGGCGCTCGAGGATGAGCTTCAGGAGCAGCCAGATGACTTGACACTGCCTGAGGattgtgtggtgctggagattgTGGGTCAGGCGGCCACAGCTGGCAATGACCTGGAGATCCCAGTTGTGGTGCGACAGATCCCTGCTGGCCCCCAGCCTGTGCTCCTGGATGACACACTAGAGGTCAGTCCAGCCTTGCAGCTGCTCATGCCATCACTAGAGGTGGAGACAGAGGTTGCTGTTCCCAAGGAAACCCTCTGCCCTGAGGATGAGGGCTTGTCACTGGACTCAAAGGAAAAGTTGGAGGCAGCCTCCATGTTGGAGCCCAGGGAGGTCATGGAGCCAGTGGCGCCCAAGGGGCCTCAGAACCCACCAGCCAACGCCATGCTAAGTTCCCAGAGGGCTCGaaagggcaggaggaagaagagcaaGGCGCAGCCAGCTGCCTGTGCAGAGGGCTACACCAGGAGGCTGAGGTCGGCCTCTCGTGGGCAGTCTACAGCTGTTCCAGAGGTGACCTCTCAGGGAGGCAGCCTGCCTCAAGAGGACCTTCAAAGAGAGGTTGGGCCTCCTCATGGTAGAGGGAAGCCCCGGGCTTGGGCTCGGGCCTGGGCAGCTGCCTTGGAGAAACCCAGCTCTGCGAACTTGGAGAGCAGTACTAAGCAAGCTAGTCCTGCTAAAGAAGATCCTGTAGACCTCTGCCCCAGCCTGGTTGACCCTATCCAAGCCAACCCTGTTTCAACGCATCTCTCACTGGTTGACTCTGCTCAAGCTGACCCCATGCCACTTGACTCTCTTGAAGCTGATTCCACTGTAGTTGACCCTGGTCCCACTGCGACTGACACTGAACCTGTTGACCCTGTGCTGACTAACATTGCTTCAGCGAACTCAGAGCTGGTTGAACCCCTCCCAGCTGATCCAGtcctggctgacacagcagcAGCTGACCCTACAGTGGTTGTTCCCATCTCAGACAACTTGTCTCCAGTTGACCCTGTCCTGGTCAAGTCAGTACAGGTTGACTCTGTTCCCAATGACCTGTCTCCAGTTGACCCTGTACTAGTTAAGTCTAGGCCAACTGATCCCAGACGTGGTGCAGTATCATCAGCCCAGAGGAATCCAGGTGCCCAGCTCCTCCTGGAATCAGAGTCTTCAGAGCCCCCAAAGGCCAACAGTcctgaagtcagggaggttgTAGGTCCTCTGAAGGGAGAAACTGGTACCAGTACCACAACCCAGGAAGTCAGGCCTCGGCCTCTTAGCCTGTCTGAGTACCGGCGACGAAGGCAGCAGCGCCAGCCAGAGGCCGAAGAGAGGACCCCTCAGCCTCCAGCTGGGAAGTGGCCCAGCCTCCCAGAAACTCCCACAGGGCTGGCAGACATCCCTTGTCTTGTCATCCCTCTAGCCCCAGCCAAGAAGACAGCTCCACAGAGAAGTCCTGAGGCGGCTCCTGAGGCTTGCTTTGGGTCTGtgggccccagccctgcctcccctaGTCCTGAGCCACCTGCGACCAAACCTATGGCCTCAGCTCCTACTGAGCAGGTGCCATCCCAAGAGAAACTGCTGCCAGCACGACCGctacctcctgctgtgcagcccatGCCCCCCACAATGCCCACTGCTCTGCCTTTTCCCACGGGTGGGCTGGGCATGACTCCTGCGCTGCCCCTTCCCACAAATGGGCAAGCTGTGCCCAATCTGCCCCCACCACCCCTGCAGCCTCCTAGTGTTCCAATGTCTCTGGGGCCAGTGCCACCTGATCCCTATACTCACTATGCCTCTGTGCCACCCTGGCCTTGTTATCCTCCCGTGTCCCCTTCTGGCTATCCTTGCCTGCCCCCCCCACCAACGGTGCCCCTAGTGTCTGGTACTCCAGGTGCCTTTGCTGTGCCCCCCACTTGCAATGTGCCTTGGGTacctcctcctgccccagtcccACCTTATAATTCCAACTGTACCTATGGGCCCTTGGGATGGGGCCCAGGGCTGCAACACCCTCCATTCTGGCCTGCTGTTCCTCCACCTCCATTGCCTCTAACCTCAGTTGGAAGAGCTGTCCCCCCACCCAAGGTGGAGCCTGGTGGCATCCCAGCTGGCTCTCCTGAAAGTGTGCCAGCTGTGCCGATGGCTCCTCCCCTCAGTCTTGGGGCAGCTGGCCAGGGAGCTCCACAGACAGAGCCCACCAAGGTGGAGGTCAAGCCAGTGCCTGCATCTCCCCATCTGAAGCACAGGGCATCCTCCCCGGTGCACAGCCCGCGGATCAAGGCTCCACCGTGTGTGTCTGCTGAGAATGTGGCTGTTGAGGAGCCTGCATCAGAGAGGCTAAAGCCTGAGCTGCAGGAGACTAGGCCCAAGGAGAAACCACCCTCTCCTGTTGCCAAGGCTGTTCCCACACCGGCACCAAGGCAGAGCACTACCACCAAACTGCCTGTTGTCCACCCAGCCCGTCTAAGGAAACTGTCCTTTCTACCTACCCCACGTACCCAGGGTCCTGAGGCCGTGGTGCAGGCTTTCATCAGTGAGATTG GAATTGAGGCGTCGGACCTGTCCAGTCTGCTGGAGCAATTTGAGAAATCAGAAG ccaaaaaggAGTGCCCTCCCCCGGCTCCTGCTGACAGCCTGGCTGTAGGAAACTCAGG CGTTGACACTCCCCAGGAGAAGAGGCCCCTAGACCGGTTACAAGCCCCAGAACTGGCCAACGTGGCAG GGCTCACCCCTCCAGCTACCCCTCCCCATCAGTTATGGAAGCCCCTGGCTGCTGTCTCTCTGCTGGCCAAAGCCAAATCTCCTAAGTCCACCGCCCAGGAGGGAACCCTGAAGCCTGAAGGAGTTACAGAGGCCAAACATCCAGCTGCAGCCCGCCTCCACGAAGGGGTCCGTGGCCCTAGTCCAGTCCATGTGGGCTCTGGGGACCATGACTATTGTGTTCGGAGCaggacccccccaaaaaagacgCCTGCCCTAGTCATTCCAGAGGTGGGCTCCCGATGGAACGTCAAACGCCATCAGGATATCACCATCAAGCCTGTCTTGTCCCTGGGCTCAGTCACCTCTGTGCCTCCAGGCACAGCTGCCTCCCAGAAGCCACTTGATCACAGGACTAGCAAAGAGCAGGCAGATCCCCAAACTCCTTGCCTTGCCCCGTCTGCCTTGCTATCCCCTGAGGCCTCACCCTGCCGGAATGACACGAACACTAGGACTCTCCCTGATCCCTCAGCCAAGCAGCAGTCAGTGCGCTGTTATCGAAAAGCCTGCAGGTCAGCCAGCCCCCCAAGCCGGGGCTGGCAAGGCCGCCGTGGCCGCAGCAGCCGTTCTGTGAGCTCTGGGTCCACCCGGACCAGCGAAGCATCTTCCTCCTCATCCTCATCGTCGTCTTCCTCATCCCGATCCCGGTCCCGGTCCCTCTCCCCCCCACACAAGAGGTGGCGAAG GTCCAGTTGCAGTTCCTCTGGACGTTCCCGGAGatgctcttcctcttcctcctcctcatcttcctcctcatcttcctcctcctcatcatctAGTTCCCGAAGCCGGTCCCGCTCTCCATCTCCTCGCCGGAGAAGTGACAGGAGGCGGCG GTACAGTTCTTATCGTTCACACGACCATTACCAAAGGCAGAGAGTTCTGCAGAAGGAGCGTGCAATA GAAGAAAGAAGAGTGGTCTTCATTGGGAAGATACCTGGCCGCATGACTCGGTCAGAGCTGAAACAGAGATTCTCTGTTTTTGGGGAGATTGAGGAGTGCACCATCCACTTCCGTGTCCAAGG TGACAACTATGGCTTCGTCACTTACCGCTATGCCGAGGAGGCATTTGCAGCCATCGAGAGTGGCCACAAGCTGAGGCAGGCTGATGAACAGCCCTTTGATCTCTGCTTTGGGGGCCGCAGGCAGTTCTGCAAGAGAAGCTATTCTGATCTTG ACTCCAACCGGGAAGACTTTGACCCTGCTCCTGTAAAGAGCAAATTTGATTCTCTTGACTTTGACACATTGTTGAAACAGGCCCAGAAGAACCTCAGGAGGTAA
- the PPRC1 gene encoding peroxisome proliferator-activated receptor gamma coactivator-related protein 1 isoform X5 — protein sequence MAARRGRRDGVAPPASGGPGPDPGGGVRSSGWGSRSQAPYGTVGGVSGGEQALLQEEGDDSGFVSLSRLGPCLRDKDLEMEELILQDGALLGTMHSYMDASLISLIEDFGSLGESRLSLEDQNEVSLLTALTEILDNADSENLSPFDSIPDSELLVSPREGSSLHRLLSLSRTPPERDLITPTDPLGPSTGSSRVEMALADPPWDFSPPSFLETSSPKLPSWRPPRSRTRWGQSPPPQQRSDGEEEEELAGFSSEMLAGELNNSVSSIPDFPMHLACPEEEEKTAAAAEMAVQAAGDESISSLSELVRAMHPYCLPNLTHLTALEDELQEQPDDLTLPEDCVVLEIVGQAATAGNDLEIPVVVRQIPAGPQPVLLDDTLEVSPALQLLMPSLEVETEVAVPKETLCPEDEGLSLDSKEKLEAASMLEPREVMEPVAPKGPQNPPANAMLSSQRARKGRRKKSKAQPAACAEGYTRRLRSASRGQSTAVPEVTSQGGSLPQEDLQREVGPPHGRGKPRAWARAWAAALEKPSSANLESSTKQASPAKEDPVDLCPSLVDPIQANPVSTHLSLVDSAQADPMPLDSLEADSTVVDPGPTATDTEPVDPVLTNIASANSELVEPLPADPVLADTAAADPTVVVPISDNLSPVDPVLVKSVQVDSVPNDLSPVDPVLVKSRPTDPRRGAVSSAQRNPGAQLLLESESSEPPKANSPEVREVVGPLKGETGTSTTTQEVRPRPLSLSEYRRRRQQRQPEAEERTPQPPAGKWPSLPETPTGLADIPCLVIPLAPAKKTAPQRSPEAAPEACFGSVGPSPASPSPEPPATKPMASAPTEQVPSQEKLLPARPLPPAVQPMPPTMPTALPFPTGGLGMTPALPLPTNGQAVPNLPPPPLQPPSVPMSLGPVPPDPYTHYASVPPWPCYPPVSPSGYPCLPPPPTVPLVSGTPGAFAVPPTCNVPWVPPPAPVPPYNSNCTYGPLGWGPGLQHPPFWPAVPPPPLPLTSVGRAVPPPKVEPGGIPAGSPESVPAVPMAPPLSLGAAGQGAPQTEPTKVEVKPVPASPHLKHRASSPVHSPRIKAPPCVSAENVAVEEPASERLKPELQETRPKEKPPSPVAKAVPTPAPRQSTTTKLPVVHPARLRKLSFLPTPRTQGPEAVVQAFISEIGIEASDLSSLLEQFEKSEAKKECPPPAPADSLAVGNSGVDTPQEKRPLDRLQAPELANVAGLTPPATPPHQLWKPLAAVSLLAKAKSPKSTAQEGTLKPEGVTEAKHPAAARLHEGVRGPSPVHVGSGDHDYCVRSRTPPKKTPALVIPEVGSRWNVKRHQDITIKPVLSLGSVTSVPPGTAASQKPLDHRTSKEQADPQTPCLAPSALLSPEASPCRNDTNTRTLPDPSAKQQSVRCYRKACRSASPPSRGWQGRRGRSSRSVSSGSTRTSEASSSSSSSSSSSSRSRSRSLSPPHKRWRRSSCSSSGRSRRCSSSSSSSSSSSSSSSSSSSSRSRSRSPSPRRRSDRRRRYSSYRSHDHYQRQRVLQKERAIEERRVVFIGKIPGRMTRSELKQRFSVFGEIEECTIHFRVQGDNYGFVTYRYAEEAFAAIESGHKLRQADEQPFDLCFGGRRQFCKRSYSDLDSNREDFDPAPVKSKFDSLDFDTLLKQAQKNLRR from the exons ATGGCGGCGCGCCGGGGACGGAGAGACGGAGTCGCGCCGCCTGCGAGTGGGGGCCCCGGCCCCGACCCTGGTGGTGGAGTGCGCAGCAGCGGCTGGGGGAGTCGGAGCCAAGCACCATATGGCACCGTGGGCGGTGTGAGTGGCGGGGAGCAG GCACTGCTGCAGGAGGAGGGCGATGATTCTGGCTTTGTCAGTCTGTCTCGGCTGGGCCCCTGTTTGAGGGACAAGGACCTGGAGATGGAGGAGCTGATACTGCAGGATGGGGCGCTGCTGGGGACCATGCACAGCTATATGGATGCCTCTCTCATCTCCCTCATTGAAGATTTTGGTAGCCTTGGAGAG AGCAGATTATCTCTGGAGGACCAGAATGAAGTGTCACTGCTCACAGCTCTGACGGAGATCTTGGACAATGCAGATTCTGAGAACCTATCTCCATTTGACAGCATTCCTGACTCGGAACTGCTCGTGTCACCTCGGGAGGGCTCCTCT cTGCACAGGTTGCTCAGCCTCTCTCGGACACCCCCAGAACGTGACCTCATCACCCCAACTGACCCACTGGGGCCCAGCACAGGCAGTAGTAGA GTTGAGATGGCGCTCGCAGATCCCCCTTGGGACTTCTCTCCACCTTCCTTCTTGGAGACCTCCTCCCCTAAGCTTCCTAGTTGGAGACCCCCAAGGTCAAGAACCCGCTGGGGCCagtcccctcctccccagcagcGTAGtgatggggaggaagaggaggaactgGCTGGCTTCAGCAGTGAGATGCTTGCTGGGGAGCTTAACAACTCTGTGAGCAGCATCCCAGACTTCCCCATGCACCTAGCCTGtcctgaggaggaagagaaaacagcagcagcagcagagatggcaGTACAGGCAGCTGGAGACGAGAGCATCTCCTCCTTGAGTGAGCTGGTGCGGGCCATGCACCCGTACTGCCTACCCAACCTCACCCACCTGACGGCGCTCGAGGATGAGCTTCAGGAGCAGCCAGATGACTTGACACTGCCTGAGGattgtgtggtgctggagattgTGGGTCAGGCGGCCACAGCTGGCAATGACCTGGAGATCCCAGTTGTGGTGCGACAGATCCCTGCTGGCCCCCAGCCTGTGCTCCTGGATGACACACTAGAGGTCAGTCCAGCCTTGCAGCTGCTCATGCCATCACTAGAGGTGGAGACAGAGGTTGCTGTTCCCAAGGAAACCCTCTGCCCTGAGGATGAGGGCTTGTCACTGGACTCAAAGGAAAAGTTGGAGGCAGCCTCCATGTTGGAGCCCAGGGAGGTCATGGAGCCAGTGGCGCCCAAGGGGCCTCAGAACCCACCAGCCAACGCCATGCTAAGTTCCCAGAGGGCTCGaaagggcaggaggaagaagagcaaGGCGCAGCCAGCTGCCTGTGCAGAGGGCTACACCAGGAGGCTGAGGTCGGCCTCTCGTGGGCAGTCTACAGCTGTTCCAGAGGTGACCTCTCAGGGAGGCAGCCTGCCTCAAGAGGACCTTCAAAGAGAGGTTGGGCCTCCTCATGGTAGAGGGAAGCCCCGGGCTTGGGCTCGGGCCTGGGCAGCTGCCTTGGAGAAACCCAGCTCTGCGAACTTGGAGAGCAGTACTAAGCAAGCTAGTCCTGCTAAAGAAGATCCTGTAGACCTCTGCCCCAGCCTGGTTGACCCTATCCAAGCCAACCCTGTTTCAACGCATCTCTCACTGGTTGACTCTGCTCAAGCTGACCCCATGCCACTTGACTCTCTTGAAGCTGATTCCACTGTAGTTGACCCTGGTCCCACTGCGACTGACACTGAACCTGTTGACCCTGTGCTGACTAACATTGCTTCAGCGAACTCAGAGCTGGTTGAACCCCTCCCAGCTGATCCAGtcctggctgacacagcagcAGCTGACCCTACAGTGGTTGTTCCCATCTCAGACAACTTGTCTCCAGTTGACCCTGTCCTGGTCAAGTCAGTACAGGTTGACTCTGTTCCCAATGACCTGTCTCCAGTTGACCCTGTACTAGTTAAGTCTAGGCCAACTGATCCCAGACGTGGTGCAGTATCATCAGCCCAGAGGAATCCAGGTGCCCAGCTCCTCCTGGAATCAGAGTCTTCAGAGCCCCCAAAGGCCAACAGTcctgaagtcagggaggttgTAGGTCCTCTGAAGGGAGAAACTGGTACCAGTACCACAACCCAGGAAGTCAGGCCTCGGCCTCTTAGCCTGTCTGAGTACCGGCGACGAAGGCAGCAGCGCCAGCCAGAGGCCGAAGAGAGGACCCCTCAGCCTCCAGCTGGGAAGTGGCCCAGCCTCCCAGAAACTCCCACAGGGCTGGCAGACATCCCTTGTCTTGTCATCCCTCTAGCCCCAGCCAAGAAGACAGCTCCACAGAGAAGTCCTGAGGCGGCTCCTGAGGCTTGCTTTGGGTCTGtgggccccagccctgcctcccctaGTCCTGAGCCACCTGCGACCAAACCTATGGCCTCAGCTCCTACTGAGCAGGTGCCATCCCAAGAGAAACTGCTGCCAGCACGACCGctacctcctgctgtgcagcccatGCCCCCCACAATGCCCACTGCTCTGCCTTTTCCCACGGGTGGGCTGGGCATGACTCCTGCGCTGCCCCTTCCCACAAATGGGCAAGCTGTGCCCAATCTGCCCCCACCACCCCTGCAGCCTCCTAGTGTTCCAATGTCTCTGGGGCCAGTGCCACCTGATCCCTATACTCACTATGCCTCTGTGCCACCCTGGCCTTGTTATCCTCCCGTGTCCCCTTCTGGCTATCCTTGCCTGCCCCCCCCACCAACGGTGCCCCTAGTGTCTGGTACTCCAGGTGCCTTTGCTGTGCCCCCCACTTGCAATGTGCCTTGGGTacctcctcctgccccagtcccACCTTATAATTCCAACTGTACCTATGGGCCCTTGGGATGGGGCCCAGGGCTGCAACACCCTCCATTCTGGCCTGCTGTTCCTCCACCTCCATTGCCTCTAACCTCAGTTGGAAGAGCTGTCCCCCCACCCAAGGTGGAGCCTGGTGGCATCCCAGCTGGCTCTCCTGAAAGTGTGCCAGCTGTGCCGATGGCTCCTCCCCTCAGTCTTGGGGCAGCTGGCCAGGGAGCTCCACAGACAGAGCCCACCAAGGTGGAGGTCAAGCCAGTGCCTGCATCTCCCCATCTGAAGCACAGGGCATCCTCCCCGGTGCACAGCCCGCGGATCAAGGCTCCACCGTGTGTGTCTGCTGAGAATGTGGCTGTTGAGGAGCCTGCATCAGAGAGGCTAAAGCCTGAGCTGCAGGAGACTAGGCCCAAGGAGAAACCACCCTCTCCTGTTGCCAAGGCTGTTCCCACACCGGCACCAAGGCAGAGCACTACCACCAAACTGCCTGTTGTCCACCCAGCCCGTCTAAGGAAACTGTCCTTTCTACCTACCCCACGTACCCAGGGTCCTGAGGCCGTGGTGCAGGCTTTCATCAGTGAGATTG GAATTGAGGCGTCGGACCTGTCCAGTCTGCTGGAGCAATTTGAGAAATCAGAAG ccaaaaaggAGTGCCCTCCCCCGGCTCCTGCTGACAGCCTGGCTGTAGGAAACTCAGG CGTTGACACTCCCCAGGAGAAGAGGCCCCTAGACCGGTTACAAGCCCCAGAACTGGCCAACGTGGCAG GGCTCACCCCTCCAGCTACCCCTCCCCATCAGTTATGGAAGCCCCTGGCTGCTGTCTCTCTGCTGGCCAAAGCCAAATCTCCTAAGTCCACCGCCCAGGAGGGAACCCTGAAGCCTGAAGGAGTTACAGAGGCCAAACATCCAGCTGCAGCCCGCCTCCACGAAGGGGTCCGTGGCCCTAGTCCAGTCCATGTGGGCTCTGGGGACCATGACTATTGTGTTCGGAGCaggacccccccaaaaaagacgCCTGCCCTAGTCATTCCAGAGGTGGGCTCCCGATGGAACGTCAAACGCCATCAGGATATCACCATCAAGCCTGTCTTGTCCCTGGGCTCAGTCACCTCTGTGCCTCCAGGCACAGCTGCCTCCCAGAAGCCACTTGATCACAGGACTAGCAAAGAGCAGGCAGATCCCCAAACTCCTTGCCTTGCCCCGTCTGCCTTGCTATCCCCTGAGGCCTCACCCTGCCGGAATGACACGAACACTAGGACTCTCCCTGATCCCTCAGCCAAGCAGCAGTCAGTGCGCTGTTATCGAAAAGCCTGCAGGTCAGCCAGCCCCCCAAGCCGGGGCTGGCAAGGCCGCCGTGGCCGCAGCAGCCGTTCTGTGAGCTCTGGGTCCACCCGGACCAGCGAAGCATCTTCCTCCTCATCCTCATCGTCGTCTTCCTCATCCCGATCCCGGTCCCGGTCCCTCTCCCCCCCACACAAGAGGTGGCGAAG GTCCAGTTGCAGTTCCTCTGGACGTTCCCGGAGatgctcttcctcttcctcctcctcatcttcctcctcatcttcctcctcctcatcatctAGTTCCCGAAGCCGGTCCCGCTCTCCATCTCCTCGCCGGAGAAGTGACAGGAGGCGGCG GTACAGTTCTTATCGTTCACACGACCATTACCAAAGGCAGAGAGTTCTGCAGAAGGAGCGTGCAATA GAAGAAAGAAGAGTGGTCTTCATTGGGAAGATACCTGGCCGCATGACTCGGTCAGAGCTGAAACAGAGATTCTCTGTTTTTGGGGAGATTGAGGAGTGCACCATCCACTTCCGTGTCCAAGG TGACAACTATGGCTTCGTCACTTACCGCTATGCCGAGGAGGCATTTGCAGCCATCGAGAGTGGCCACAAGCTGAGGCAGGCTGATGAACAGCCCTTTGATCTCTGCTTTGGGGGCCGCAGGCAGTTCTGCAAGAGAAGCTATTCTGATCTTG ACTCCAACCGGGAAGACTTTGACCCTGCTCCTGTAAAGAGCAAATTTGATTCTCTTGACTTTGACACATTGTTGAAACAGGCCCAGAAGAACCTCAGGAGGTAA